A stretch of Sphingorhabdus sp. YGSMI21 DNA encodes these proteins:
- the infB gene encoding translation initiation factor IF-2: MSEDTKDTPKPARKPLGLKRSVEPGEVKQTFSHGRTNKVVVEVKRKKLVGKPGAQEAAKEIVKETPAPAPVATPAPKPVAKKQPAAPKADDGLTRQEKQAKLLREAEEARLEAMQEARKRDAREKKEQTAEEKKRAEEKRKAEEEQARKAQEEIAAAEKAAAEAPAGDTAEPAAADTGSTATPAAAGAARPPARKFTPVETPKRAKPEKEKQKAGRDDRNDRRQSGKLTVNRALRGEDGAARARSLAALKRAREKEKRAQRSGRPSEPREKQIRDVIVPEAITVQELAKRMGEKGADLVKSLFNMGSMVTVNQTIDQDTAELLVEEFGHNIQRVSEADVEINTQADVDPEETLKPRAPVVTIMGHVDHGKTSLLDALRGTDVVAGEAGGITQHIGAYQVTMKNGDKVTFLDTPGHEAFTEMRMRGANVTDIVILVVAADDGLMPQTIEAINHTKAAGVPMIVAINKIDKEGADPTTVRTRLLEHEVIVEEMSGDVLDAEVSALKKIGLDELMDKIHVQAELLELKARPDRPAEGAVVEAKLDIGRGPVATVLIERGTLKRGDVFVVGSQTGKVRAMIDDKGKQVKEAGPSTPVEVLGISGVPSAGDKLTVVENEARAREVAAYRAEQEKLKRTTQAPTSLENMFSAAANSAVEFPLLVKADVQGSTEAIVQALNKISNDDIKVRILHSGVGAITESDVTLAGASKAPIIGFNVRPNAKAREIAKRDGVRFKYFDIIYDLTDDIRAEMAGELGPEKIENVVGRAEVKDVFKSGKKDKAAGLLVTEGSLRKGLFARLTRDDVIVSATTIASLRRFKDDVEEVRAGMECGAVLEDTNDIKPGDMLEVFQVTEKERVL; encoded by the coding sequence ATGAGTGAAGATACAAAAGATACGCCAAAACCTGCACGCAAACCCCTGGGGTTGAAGCGTTCGGTTGAGCCTGGCGAAGTCAAACAGACGTTCAGCCACGGACGCACCAACAAGGTTGTGGTCGAAGTCAAACGCAAGAAGCTGGTCGGCAAGCCCGGCGCACAGGAAGCGGCGAAGGAAATCGTCAAGGAAACCCCTGCGCCCGCTCCGGTGGCTACTCCCGCGCCGAAGCCTGTCGCGAAGAAGCAGCCCGCCGCGCCGAAAGCGGATGATGGTCTGACCCGTCAGGAGAAACAGGCGAAACTGCTACGCGAGGCGGAAGAAGCGCGTCTCGAAGCGATGCAGGAAGCGCGCAAGCGCGATGCTCGCGAGAAGAAAGAGCAGACGGCGGAAGAGAAGAAGCGCGCGGAAGAAAAGCGCAAGGCCGAAGAAGAGCAGGCGCGCAAGGCTCAGGAAGAGATTGCTGCTGCAGAGAAAGCCGCAGCTGAAGCGCCTGCCGGAGACACTGCCGAACCTGCTGCTGCGGATACCGGCTCAACCGCGACTCCCGCCGCTGCGGGTGCCGCGCGGCCACCAGCCCGCAAATTCACGCCAGTGGAAACACCGAAGCGGGCAAAGCCGGAAAAGGAAAAGCAGAAAGCCGGACGCGACGACCGCAACGATCGTCGCCAGTCGGGCAAGCTCACCGTCAACCGCGCCTTGCGCGGCGAAGATGGTGCTGCGCGGGCGCGTTCGCTCGCAGCACTGAAACGTGCGCGCGAAAAGGAAAAGCGGGCCCAGCGGTCCGGTCGTCCAAGCGAACCGCGCGAAAAGCAGATCCGCGACGTCATCGTGCCGGAAGCCATCACCGTTCAGGAACTGGCGAAACGTATGGGTGAAAAAGGCGCGGATCTCGTCAAATCCCTGTTCAACATGGGTTCTATGGTCACCGTCAACCAGACAATCGACCAGGATACCGCAGAATTGCTGGTCGAGGAATTCGGCCACAATATCCAGCGCGTTTCCGAAGCCGATGTCGAAATCAACACCCAGGCCGATGTCGATCCGGAAGAAACGCTGAAGCCACGCGCACCGGTTGTGACGATCATGGGCCATGTCGATCACGGCAAGACCTCGCTGCTCGACGCTTTGCGCGGAACCGACGTGGTTGCCGGCGAGGCCGGTGGCATCACCCAGCATATCGGCGCCTATCAGGTGACGATGAAGAACGGCGACAAGGTCACGTTCCTCGATACGCCGGGCCATGAAGCCTTTACCGAAATGCGGATGCGCGGTGCCAATGTCACGGATATCGTGATCCTGGTCGTGGCTGCCGATGACGGCCTGATGCCGCAGACGATCGAGGCGATCAACCACACCAAGGCCGCTGGCGTGCCGATGATTGTGGCAATCAACAAGATCGACAAGGAAGGCGCCGACCCGACAACGGTCCGCACCCGTCTGCTCGAACATGAAGTGATCGTGGAAGAAATGTCGGGTGACGTACTCGACGCGGAAGTTTCAGCGCTCAAGAAAATCGGCCTTGATGAACTGATGGACAAGATCCACGTCCAGGCGGAACTGCTCGAACTCAAGGCGCGTCCAGACCGTCCGGCCGAAGGTGCGGTGGTCGAAGCGAAGCTGGATATCGGTCGCGGACCGGTTGCTACGGTTTTGATCGAACGCGGCACGTTGAAACGCGGCGATGTCTTCGTCGTCGGTTCGCAGACCGGTAAGGTCCGGGCGATGATCGATGACAAGGGTAAGCAGGTTAAGGAAGCTGGCCCGTCCACACCGGTTGAAGTGCTGGGTATCTCCGGCGTTCCATCAGCTGGCGACAAGCTGACCGTGGTCGAAAATGAAGCACGGGCCCGCGAAGTTGCCGCCTATCGCGCGGAGCAGGAGAAGCTGAAGCGCACCACGCAGGCGCCGACGAGTCTCGAAAATATGTTCTCTGCAGCAGCGAACAGCGCCGTCGAATTCCCGCTATTGGTCAAGGCCGACGTTCAGGGCTCGACCGAAGCCATCGTGCAGGCGCTGAACAAGATTTCGAATGACGACATCAAGGTGCGCATTTTGCACAGCGGTGTTGGCGCGATCACGGAATCGGACGTGACCCTGGCCGGAGCCAGCAAGGCTCCGATCATCGGTTTCAACGTGCGTCCCAATGCCAAGGCGCGTGAAATCGCCAAACGCGACGGGGTCCGGTTCAAATATTTCGATATCATCTATGATCTGACCGACGATATCCGCGCCGAAATGGCCGGCGAACTCGGCCCGGAGAAGATCGAGAATGTTGTCGGCCGTGCGGAAGTCAAGGACGTGTTCAAGTCCGGCAAGAAAGACAAGGCAGCCGGCTTGCTGGTTACCGAAGGGTCTTTGCGCAAGGGCCTGTTCGCCCGTCTTACCCGCGACGATGTCATCGTCAGCGCAACGACCATCGCGTCGCTGCGGCGGTTCAAGGACGATGTCGAGGAAGTCCGCGCCGGCATGGAATGTGGTGCGGTTCTGGAAGATACCAACGATATCAAGCCAGGCGATATGCTCGAGGTCTTCCAGGTCACGGAGAAAGAACGGGTTCTTTGA
- the rbfA gene encoding 30S ribosome-binding factor RbfA — protein MAKYNDTSPEGRSVRLLRVGEQVRHILSELLMRGEVHDAVLTSHSVSVTEVRMSPDLRHATVFVKPLLGANEADVLKALKTNTAFFQKEVAKRVKMKYAAKLKFLADESFDTAEHIESLLNNPKVAQDLGDTD, from the coding sequence GTGGCAAAATATAACGACACATCTCCCGAAGGCCGTTCGGTCCGCCTGCTGCGCGTCGGCGAGCAGGTTCGGCATATCCTTTCGGAACTGCTGATGCGCGGCGAGGTGCATGATGCGGTGCTGACTTCGCATAGCGTCAGCGTCACAGAAGTGCGCATGTCGCCGGACTTGCGCCACGCGACGGTGTTTGTGAAACCGCTGCTTGGTGCGAACGAGGCGGATGTCCTCAAGGCGCTGAAAACCAACACCGCCTTCTTCCAGAAGGAAGTCGCGAAGCGGGTGAAGATGAAATATGCGGCCAAGCTGAAATTTCTTGCCGACGAGAGCTTTGATACCGCCGAGCATATCGAGAGCCTGCTGAACAATCCCAAGGTTGCGCAGGATTTGGGCGACACGGACTGA
- a CDS encoding thymidine kinase: protein MAKLYFYYASMNAGKSSNLLQAAFNYGERGMKVMLWTAAIDNRASFGAIASRIGLHADAHRFGEDTDLFSAVSKEQEDGDLACVMIDEAQFLTEGQVWQCARLADELGVPVLCYGLRTDFQGNLFPGSAKLLGLADSLVELKAVCECGRKATMNLRIDDTGKAIAAGAQTEIGGNESYIALCRKHFRERLNG from the coding sequence ATGGCCAAACTCTATTTCTATTATGCGTCGATGAACGCCGGCAAGTCGAGCAATCTGCTGCAGGCGGCGTTCAACTATGGCGAGCGCGGCATGAAGGTCATGCTGTGGACCGCAGCGATCGACAATCGGGCGAGCTTCGGCGCCATTGCATCCCGGATAGGCCTGCACGCCGATGCGCATCGCTTTGGCGAGGACACGGATCTTTTTTCCGCGGTTAGCAAAGAACAGGAAGATGGAGATCTGGCCTGCGTGATGATCGACGAGGCGCAGTTTCTGACCGAGGGTCAGGTCTGGCAATGCGCGAGACTGGCCGACGAACTGGGCGTGCCGGTGCTTTGCTATGGTCTGCGGACGGATTTTCAGGGCAATCTATTCCCGGGATCGGCCAAGCTTCTGGGGCTGGCCGACAGTCTGGTGGAATTGAAAGCCGTGTGCGAATGCGGGCGCAAGGCGACAATGAACTTGCGGATTGATGATACGGGCAAGGCCATCGCCGCCGGCGCGCAGACGGAGATCGGCGGCAATGAAAGCTATATCGCGCTGTGCCGGAAACATTTCCGGGAACGGCTCAATGGCTGA
- a CDS encoding GNAT family protein, protein MAELSATLEQEPVRLEPLVEHHLEPLRVACVQDQEIWDIYPVSMLDENFDKAIEAFHDTTNWVRFAVINGETDKVVGMTNFINPDKFGVVEIGGTYIEPSVRGSGFNDVMKKLMIDQAFACGFTRIEFRVDTRNKRSMAAVLKLGAKHEGTLRKNRITWTGYVRDTAVFGLLKEEWTERS, encoded by the coding sequence ATGGCTGAACTATCGGCAACGCTGGAGCAGGAGCCCGTGCGGCTCGAACCGTTGGTCGAGCACCATCTCGAGCCATTGCGCGTGGCTTGTGTCCAAGATCAGGAGATCTGGGACATCTATCCGGTGTCGATGCTGGACGAGAATTTCGACAAGGCGATCGAGGCCTTTCACGATACCACCAACTGGGTTCGTTTCGCGGTGATCAACGGTGAGACCGACAAGGTGGTCGGCATGACCAATTTTATCAATCCCGACAAGTTCGGTGTGGTGGAGATCGGCGGGACCTATATCGAACCGTCTGTGCGGGGCAGCGGCTTCAACGACGTCATGAAAAAGCTGATGATCGATCAGGCTTTTGCCTGCGGCTTCACCCGCATCGAATTCCGCGTCGATACCCGCAACAAACGGTCGATGGCCGCCGTGTTGAAACTCGGCGCGAAACATGAGGGAACGTTGCGCAAGAACCGGATTACCTGGACGGGCTATGTAAGGGATACGGCGGTTTTTGGGTTGCTGAAAGAGGAATGGACGGAACGGTCATGA
- a CDS encoding class I SAM-dependent methyltransferase — MTGDINGWARSAEAWIASIGEAGDWTRRTLLDQVMLERVARHSGTALDIGCGEGRFVRMLKEQGWSAVGIDPVERLIAEAGKHDPDGDYKIGFGEDLAFEDESFDLVVSYLSLIDIEDFRVAIREMTRVTKPGGSLLIANLTGYFTAGKWVRGLDGQHKRFVIDNYHQERASREQWLGIDILNWHRPLSAYLQEFLANGLILRHFDEPTPPDQNDPKSDRYSRVPGFVVMEWEKPA; from the coding sequence ATGACTGGTGACATAAATGGCTGGGCCAGGTCCGCTGAAGCTTGGATTGCCTCTATCGGCGAGGCTGGAGACTGGACCCGTCGCACCCTGCTTGATCAGGTCATGCTGGAAAGGGTAGCGCGACATAGCGGGACGGCTCTTGATATTGGGTGTGGGGAAGGGCGGTTCGTCCGGATGCTGAAGGAACAGGGCTGGAGCGCGGTCGGAATTGATCCGGTGGAACGCCTGATTGCCGAGGCCGGGAAGCACGACCCCGATGGAGACTATAAAATAGGTTTCGGCGAAGACCTCGCCTTTGAAGACGAGAGTTTTGATCTGGTGGTCAGCTATTTGTCGCTGATCGATATCGAGGATTTTCGCGTCGCGATCAGGGAAATGACCCGCGTGACAAAGCCTGGCGGTTCGTTGTTGATCGCCAATCTGACCGGATATTTTACCGCGGGCAAATGGGTGCGCGGGCTTGACGGCCAACATAAAAGATTTGTAATTGACAATTACCATCAGGAACGCGCGTCCCGGGAACAATGGTTGGGTATCGATATCCTGAACTGGCACCGCCCGTTGAGCGCCTATCTGCAGGAATTTCTGGCGAATGGTTTGATCCTGCGCCATTTCGACGAACCCACTCCGCCGGATCAAAACGACCCGAAAAGTGATCGTTACAGCCGCGTTCCGGGCTTCGTCGTCATGGAATGGGAGAAGCCGGCGTGA
- the truB gene encoding tRNA pseudouridine(55) synthase TruB: MGEAGVRPHGWIILDKPLELGSTQAVGAVKRNLREAGLLGKGKNKLKVGHGGTLDPLATGVLPIALGEATKLCGRMLDASKIYEFTIGFGTETETLDVEGAVTETSGHRPTLAEVEAILPQFSGAIEQIPPKYSALKIDGQRAYDLARAGVDVEMKLRGVTIYALGIRGVDSSIRHPELVSGSPEVLKQVQDDEPLTEITLTANVSKGTYIRSLARDIARALGTFGHVTMLRRTKAGPFTLKQAISLDKLNEIGKGADIKEYLLPLEAGLDDIPAFDLDPDQARMLRQGLTLDEQDLIGNPAVNGLFLATENEGSPVALAEIVDGTVKVVRGFNM; this comes from the coding sequence ATGGGAGAAGCCGGCGTGAGGCCACATGGCTGGATCATATTGGATAAACCGCTGGAGCTTGGTTCGACGCAAGCGGTCGGGGCGGTTAAGCGGAATTTGCGAGAGGCCGGCTTGCTCGGGAAAGGCAAGAACAAGCTGAAGGTCGGGCATGGCGGGACGCTGGATCCGCTGGCGACCGGGGTCCTGCCGATTGCGCTGGGCGAAGCGACCAAGCTGTGCGGACGGATGCTCGATGCGTCGAAGATTTATGAATTTACAATCGGCTTCGGGACGGAGACCGAGACGCTGGATGTCGAGGGGGCTGTGACGGAGACTTCTGGCCACCGGCCAACTTTGGCCGAAGTCGAAGCGATATTGCCGCAGTTCAGCGGGGCGATCGAGCAGATACCACCGAAATATTCGGCGCTGAAGATCGACGGCCAGCGCGCCTATGATCTGGCGCGGGCAGGGGTGGATGTGGAGATGAAGCTGCGGGGGGTGACGATATATGCTCTCGGCATTCGTGGTGTTGATAGTTCCATTCGTCATCCTGAACTTGTTTCAGGATCTCCGGAGGTCCTGAAACAAGTTCAGGATGACGAGCCACTGACAGAAATCACCCTCACGGCCAACGTCTCCAAAGGCACCTATATCCGCTCGCTTGCCCGCGACATCGCGCGGGCTCTGGGCACTTTCGGTCATGTCACCATGTTGCGCCGGACCAAGGCCGGGCCATTCACCCTGAAACAGGCGATTTCGCTGGACAAACTCAACGAAATTGGTAAGGGCGCGGACATTAAAGAATACCTCTTGCCGCTTGAGGCGGGGCTGGACGACATCCCGGCTTTCGACCTCGACCCTGATCAGGCAAGAATGCTTCGGCAAGGCTTGACGCTGGACGAGCAGGATTTGATCGGGAACCCCGCAGTCAACGGGCTTTTTCTAGCGACAGAGAATGAAGGTTCTCCGGTCGCTCTGGCAGAGATTGTTGATGGCACCGTCAAGGTGGTCCGCGGGTTCAATATGTAA
- the rpsO gene encoding 30S ribosomal protein S15 — protein MTITAEKKQELIQKFGQTKGDTGSPEVQVAVLTERIVNLTEHFKGHHKDNHSRRGLLMMVNKRRSLLDYLRKKDVERYAKLIKDLGLRK, from the coding sequence ATGACGATTACCGCAGAAAAAAAGCAGGAACTGATCCAGAAATTCGGCCAGACAAAGGGCGATACCGGTTCCCCGGAAGTTCAGGTTGCTGTGCTCACCGAGCGCATTGTGAACCTGACCGAACATTTCAAAGGTCACCACAAGGATAACCACTCCCGTCGCGGATTGCTGATGATGGTGAACAAGCGGCGCAGCCTGCTGGACTATCTTCGCAAGAAGGACGTCGAGCGTTACGCCAAGCTGATCAAGGACCTCGGTCTCCGGAAGTAA
- the pnp gene encoding polyribonucleotide nucleotidyltransferase has translation MFDVKKVEMEWGGQTLTLETGRIARQADGAVLATLGETVVLCAVTAAKSVREGQDFFPLTVHYQEKFSAAGRIPGGFFKREGRATEKETLTSRLIDRPCRPLFPEGFYNEINVICQVMSYDGVNEPDILAMVAASAALTISGVPFMGPIGAARVGYKEGEYQLNPSMEEVAEGELDLVVAATHGAVMMVESEAQELSEEVMLGAVQFAHEASKQVAGLIIDLAEQAAKEPWKLDAGDDNSEIKEDLRKLVGKDIAAAYKKTDKSERSDALNAVREKAKEKYADADGQTQMTAGKMVKKLEAEIVRGAIIKDGTRIDGRKLDQVRPIEAMVGLLPRTHGSALFTRGETQAIVTTTLGTKDAEQMIDGLDGLSYTNFMLHYNFPPYSVGEVGRFGFTSRRETGHGKLAFRALRPVLPTVEEFPYTIRVLSDITESNGSSSMATVCGGSLAMMDAGVPLARPVSGIAMGLILEGEEFAVLSDILGDEDHLGDMDFKVAGTEKGITSLQMDIKVAGITQEIMKSALEQASGGRAHILGEMSKALSSVRTEMSEHAPRIETLQINKEKIRDVIGTGGKVIREIVAETGAKVDIDDEGLIKVSSSDKSQIDAAIAWIKGIVEEAEVGKVYDGKVVNLVDFGAFVNFMGGKDGLVHVSEIKNERVEKVSDELSEGQEVKVKVLEIDQRGKVRLSMRVVDQETGEELEDTRPPRESKPRGPRRDGGGGRGRDGGGRGRDGGGRGRNNDGPKNEGGGDIPLPSSITED, from the coding sequence ATGTTTGATGTAAAGAAAGTTGAAATGGAGTGGGGCGGACAGACCCTCACCCTCGAAACGGGCCGTATTGCCCGTCAGGCTGACGGCGCGGTACTCGCGACCCTCGGCGAAACGGTTGTACTGTGCGCAGTTACCGCTGCCAAATCGGTGCGCGAAGGGCAGGATTTCTTCCCGCTGACCGTTCACTATCAGGAAAAATTCTCTGCCGCCGGTCGTATCCCGGGTGGCTTCTTCAAGCGCGAAGGCCGTGCGACGGAAAAAGAAACGCTGACATCGCGTTTGATTGACCGTCCTTGCCGTCCGCTGTTCCCAGAAGGTTTCTACAACGAAATCAACGTCATCTGTCAGGTGATGAGCTATGACGGCGTCAATGAGCCCGACATTCTCGCGATGGTTGCAGCCTCTGCTGCGCTGACCATCTCCGGTGTGCCTTTCATGGGCCCAATCGGTGCGGCACGCGTCGGTTATAAAGAAGGCGAATATCAGCTGAACCCGAGCATGGAAGAAGTCGCCGAAGGCGAACTCGACCTGGTGGTTGCAGCGACGCATGGCGCGGTGATGATGGTTGAATCGGAAGCACAGGAGCTTTCTGAAGAAGTCATGCTCGGCGCTGTACAGTTCGCACATGAAGCGTCCAAACAGGTTGCCGGCCTGATCATCGATCTGGCCGAACAGGCTGCGAAAGAGCCATGGAAGCTCGACGCCGGTGATGACAATAGCGAAATCAAGGAAGATCTGCGCAAGCTGGTCGGAAAAGATATTGCTGCGGCTTACAAGAAAACCGACAAGTCAGAGCGTAGTGACGCGCTGAACGCGGTTCGCGAAAAAGCCAAGGAAAAATACGCCGACGCAGACGGCCAGACGCAAATGACCGCCGGCAAGATGGTCAAGAAGCTGGAAGCTGAAATCGTTCGCGGTGCCATCATCAAGGACGGCACCCGTATCGACGGCCGCAAGCTCGATCAGGTTCGCCCGATCGAAGCCATGGTCGGCTTGCTGCCACGGACCCACGGTTCGGCACTGTTCACCCGCGGTGAAACGCAGGCGATCGTGACTACGACCCTGGGCACGAAGGACGCGGAGCAGATGATCGACGGTCTCGACGGTCTGAGCTACACCAACTTCATGCTGCACTATAACTTCCCGCCTTATTCGGTTGGTGAAGTGGGCCGTTTCGGATTTACCAGCCGCCGCGAAACCGGTCACGGCAAGCTCGCATTCCGCGCGCTTCGTCCGGTATTGCCGACAGTGGAAGAATTTCCCTACACGATCCGCGTTCTGTCGGACATTACCGAGTCCAACGGTTCCTCCTCGATGGCGACCGTTTGTGGCGGTTCGCTGGCGATGATGGATGCCGGTGTGCCTCTGGCGCGTCCTGTTTCCGGCATTGCCATGGGCCTGATCCTCGAAGGCGAAGAATTTGCGGTTCTTTCCGACATCCTCGGCGACGAAGATCATCTCGGCGACATGGACTTCAAGGTTGCGGGCACCGAAAAGGGTATCACCTCCTTGCAGATGGACATCAAGGTAGCCGGCATCACGCAGGAAATCATGAAGTCTGCTCTGGAACAGGCCAGCGGCGGCCGCGCGCATATCCTCGGTGAAATGAGCAAGGCGCTGTCTTCGGTTCGTACCGAAATGTCCGAACATGCTCCGCGCATCGAAACATTGCAGATCAACAAGGAAAAGATCCGCGACGTTATCGGTACCGGCGGCAAGGTCATTCGCGAAATCGTTGCCGAAACCGGCGCGAAGGTCGACATCGACGACGAAGGCCTGATCAAGGTTTCTTCCTCCGACAAATCGCAGATCGATGCGGCCATCGCATGGATCAAGGGCATTGTTGAAGAAGCCGAAGTCGGCAAAGTCTATGACGGCAAGGTTGTGAACCTGGTCGACTTTGGCGCATTCGTGAATTTCATGGGCGGCAAGGACGGTCTCGTCCACGTCTCCGAAATCAAGAACGAGCGCGTCGAGAAGGTCTCTGACGAACTGAGCGAAGGCCAGGAAGTCAAGGTCAAGGTTCTCGAAATCGACCAGCGCGGCAAGGTTCGCCTGTCGATGCGGGTTGTTGACCAGGAAACCGGCGAAGAGCTGGAGGACACCCGTCCGCCACGCGAAAGCAAGCCACGCGGCCCGCGTCGTGATGGCGGTGGCGGTCGTGGACGTGATGGTGGCGGACGTGGCCGTGACGGCGGCGGACGTGGCCGGAACAATGACGGTCCGAAGAACGAAGGCGGCGGCGATATTCCATTGCCGTCCTCGATCACCGAAGACTAG
- a CDS encoding outer membrane protein assembly factor BamD has protein sequence MTKHIFKWAVIGLSATALSGCAMFGGSGGGRGTDTRYVARDVDTLYNAAKSRLDRGEYKIAAALFDEVERQHPYSPWARRAQQMSAFSYYLSGDYSKATESARRFLSIHPGNKDAPYAYYLIALCYYEQIGDVTRDQKITEQALATLGEVARRYPNSRYAADAKLKIDLVNDHLAGKEMEIGRFYQRRGKWLAATIRFRTVIEKYETTTHAPEALMRLTESYLALGVPVEAKKTAAVLGANYPGSKWYERAYELVNKHGAT, from the coding sequence ATGACAAAACACATTTTCAAATGGGCCGTAATAGGTCTCTCCGCCACGGCGCTTTCCGGTTGTGCAATGTTTGGTGGCAGTGGTGGCGGTCGCGGTACCGATACACGTTACGTCGCTCGCGATGTCGACACGCTCTACAATGCTGCGAAATCGCGGTTGGACCGCGGTGAATACAAGATTGCGGCGGCGCTGTTTGACGAAGTCGAGCGCCAGCATCCCTATTCCCCCTGGGCCCGCCGCGCGCAGCAGATGAGCGCGTTCAGCTATTATCTGTCGGGTGACTATAGCAAGGCGACGGAATCGGCGCGCCGGTTCCTGTCGATCCATCCGGGCAACAAGGATGCGCCTTATGCCTATTATCTGATTGCGCTCTGCTATTATGAGCAGATCGGCGATGTCACCCGCGACCAGAAGATTACCGAACAGGCTCTGGCCACGCTCGGCGAGGTTGCGCGCCGCTATCCCAATTCGCGCTATGCCGCCGATGCCAAGCTGAAAATCGATCTGGTCAACGACCATCTGGCTGGCAAGGAAATGGAAATCGGCCGCTTTTACCAGCGTCGCGGCAAGTGGCTGGCGGCGACGATCCGTTTCCGCACGGTGATCGAGAAATATGAGACCACCACCCACGCGCCGGAAGCGCTGATGCGGCTGACCGAATCCTATCTTGCTCTGGGCGTTCCGGTGGAAGCCAAGAAAACCGCCGCTGTGCTGGGCGCAAACTATCCCGGCAGCAAATGGTACGAGCGGGCTTACGAGCTGGTCAACAAACATGGTGCAACTTAA